In one window of Gossypium arboreum isolate Shixiya-1 chromosome 4, ASM2569848v2, whole genome shotgun sequence DNA:
- the LOC108464978 gene encoding uncharacterized protein LOC108464978 isoform X1 yields MIIPHLLFDSEQSRGKAKKPTIVSSREDPGSGEDEKIPESKRRGRPQKQLKDDVDEDDAEKKEEDGEELKGSVPIKEMKSQAATENGRKRKRSMQAKENLDSVKKENCITAKSSTDDSSKSVGYRQNGSRRKSKPRRAAEAVVECK; encoded by the exons ATGATCATCCCACATTTGTTGTTTGACAGTGAGCAAA GCAGAGGAAAAGCAAAGAAGCCGACTATTGTTTCTTCTCGTGAGGATCCTGGAAGTGGTGAAGATGAAAAGATTCCAGAATCTAAGAGAAGAGGAAGGCCGCAAAAGCAATTGAAGGATGATGTTGATGAAGATGATGCAGAGAAGAAAGAAGAAGACGGGGAAGAACTGAAAGGTTCTGTTCCCATCAAAGAGATGAAAAGTCAGGCTGCTACTGAGAACGGAAGGAAGAGGAAAAGGTCAATGCAGGCAAAAGAAAACTTAGATTCAGTCAAGAAAGAAAATTGTATTACAGCAAAATCGAGCACTGATGATTCATCAAAATCTGTTGGCTATCGACAAAATGGTAGCAGGCGCAAAAGCAAGCCTCGACGGGCTGCTGAAGCCGTCGTTGAATGCAAGTGA
- the LOC108464978 gene encoding uncharacterized protein LOC108464978 isoform X2 — MRKGRGKAKKPTIVSSREDPGSGEDEKIPESKRRGRPQKQLKDDVDEDDAEKKEEDGEELKGSVPIKEMKSQAATENGRKRKRSMQAKENLDSVKKENCITAKSSTDDSSKSVGYRQNGSRRKSKPRRAAEAVVECK, encoded by the coding sequence ATGAGAAAAGGCAGAGGAAAAGCAAAGAAGCCGACTATTGTTTCTTCTCGTGAGGATCCTGGAAGTGGTGAAGATGAAAAGATTCCAGAATCTAAGAGAAGAGGAAGGCCGCAAAAGCAATTGAAGGATGATGTTGATGAAGATGATGCAGAGAAGAAAGAAGAAGACGGGGAAGAACTGAAAGGTTCTGTTCCCATCAAAGAGATGAAAAGTCAGGCTGCTACTGAGAACGGAAGGAAGAGGAAAAGGTCAATGCAGGCAAAAGAAAACTTAGATTCAGTCAAGAAAGAAAATTGTATTACAGCAAAATCGAGCACTGATGATTCATCAAAATCTGTTGGCTATCGACAAAATGGTAGCAGGCGCAAAAGCAAGCCTCGACGGGCTGCTGAAGCCGTCGTTGAATGCAAGTGA